One window of Fibrobacter sp. UWEL genomic DNA carries:
- a CDS encoding glutamate--tRNA ligase family protein, translated as MDFSGKIRFAPSPTGYLHEGHLLSALYVWAAARKWNLHIHLRIEDHDRGRTREAYIQGIREDLAWMGFIPHSESIQSERQDIYRAVMERLDAAGLTYPCTCSRKQLEAENPRSETGEIIYQGKCQALDIHQASALPHNTRFKVTDKLINWQDYRLGAFSENPARQCGDFPLMDREGCYTYQLCVCTDDLEQGITHIVRGEDIINSTARQIALSETLCQVASGIGHIPREHVRPLYLHHPLIVDPSGKKLSKRELAHSIRQDKEAGYRPEELLGRVLFKAGFIPKQDSIALEDAIGRIVNTL; from the coding sequence ATGGACTTTTCTGGAAAAATACGTTTCGCCCCAAGCCCTACAGGTTACCTCCATGAAGGTCACCTTCTTTCGGCGCTATACGTATGGGCGGCCGCCCGCAAGTGGAATCTCCATATCCACCTGCGCATCGAAGATCATGACCGCGGCCGCACTCGGGAAGCCTACATCCAGGGAATTCGCGAAGACTTGGCCTGGATGGGATTCATCCCCCACAGTGAAAGCATTCAGAGCGAACGGCAGGATATTTACCGCGCCGTCATGGAAAGGCTGGACGCCGCTGGACTTACCTACCCCTGCACCTGCAGCAGAAAACAGCTGGAAGCGGAAAACCCCCGCAGTGAAACAGGCGAAATCATCTATCAGGGCAAATGCCAGGCTCTGGACATCCATCAGGCTTCAGCCCTTCCCCACAACACTCGCTTTAAAGTTACAGACAAACTAATTAACTGGCAGGATTACCGTCTTGGCGCATTCTCCGAGAATCCAGCAAGACAGTGTGGAGACTTCCCCCTGATGGATCGGGAAGGATGCTACACCTACCAGCTATGCGTCTGCACGGACGATCTGGAACAAGGAATCACCCACATCGTCCGCGGGGAAGACATTATCAACTCCACCGCCAGGCAAATCGCCTTGAGCGAAACCCTCTGCCAGGTAGCCTCGGGAATAGGCCATATCCCTAGGGAACACGTTCGTCCCCTCTATCTCCACCACCCCCTCATTGTGGATCCGTCCGGAAAGAAGCTTTCCAAACGTGAGCTAGCGCACAGTATCCGTCAAGACAAGGAAGCGGGCTATCGCCCAGAAGAACTGTTGGGCAGGGTACTTTTCAAGGCGGGATTCATCCCGAAGCAGGATTCTATCGCCCTAGAGGATGCTATTGGAAGAATTGTCAACACTTTATAA